A genomic window from Lotus japonicus ecotype B-129 chromosome 1, LjGifu_v1.2 includes:
- the LOC130733101 gene encoding uncharacterized protein LOC130733101, producing the protein MFPFYTNIRGFVSNKCLQLIDDEHIRMKSYGGCDCLLRETHGLPCGCELAGYERIPYESIHPFWKRLSWEHVPEPVADTISNHICGMNHGDMQPEVEALTHYFSSLDTGGQSMVRRKLQAIYCPESSSLCTPEVQIRSKRTLKANERKPPKVKAIGSLTRDPSGFEHVDREIKEAKKASQPPKKKKRVKKSDTSYFMGHFPSFFHPYIHTVQNVEDDGNCGYRAIAALLGLPSGEEGWPCVREALIDELERHRGLYDEMWSRHVVNALHSRLTLLPGHPATEDKWMQLPEMGYLVATRFQVVFISISSQGCWSYLPLRGEGPPPVHRVIAVGHVINHFVQLHLTPGHSMPPIALQWERYVDPISVSWCVPYVTRLHRFTSELEAWFVTFGVPLSHQSYVDITTD; encoded by the exons atgttcccattttacacaaatattagaggatttgtgtcaaacaaatgcctgcagctcatcgacgatgaacatataagaatgaagtcctacggcggatgcgattgcttgttgagagagactcatggactaccttgcggttgtgaacttgcag gttatgaaagaattccatatgagtcaattcatccattctggaagagactgagttgggagcatgtacctgaacctgttgcagatactatcagcaaccatatttgcggcatgaaccatggagatatgcaaccagaagttgaggcattgacacattatttcagttctttggatactggagggcagagtatggtaaggaggaagcttcaagctatctattgtcctgaaagcagttcacTTTGTACTCCTGAGGTTCAGATAAGGTCCAAGCGCACTCTTAAGGCGAACGAAAGAAAACCACCCAAGGTtaaagcaataggatccttgactcgtgatccttcaggTTTTGAGCATGTTGATAGGGAGATCAAAGAGGCAAAGAAGGCTTCgcaaccaccaaagaagaagaagcgtgtgaagaagtctgatacaagttatttcatgggtcattttccatcctttttccacccatatatacacacagttcagaatgttgaggacgatggtaactgtggctatagagccATTGCTGCATTACTGGGACTACCATCAGGTGAGGAAGGTTGGCCATGTGTTAGGGAAGCGTTGATAGACGAACTTGAACGACACAGAGGAttgtatgatgaaatgtggTCCAGACATGTGGTTAATGCCTTACATTCTCGACTCACTCTTCTTCCTGGTCATCCGGCTACCGaggataaatggatgcaactgccagagatgggataccttgtagcaaccaggttccaagtGGTTTTCATATCCATCTCTTCTCAGGGTTGTTGGTCATACCTTCCACTAAGAGGAGAAGGTCCACCTCCTGTACATCGTGTTATAGCTGTTGgtcatgtgataaatcactttgtacag ctccatctaactcctggacattctatgccgccaattgctctccagtggGAACGGTATGTTGATCCTATATCAGTAAGCTGGTGCGTCCCATATGTTACACGTTTACACAGGTTCACATCAGAATTAGAAGCTtggtttgttacttttggtgttcctcttagtcaccaaagctatgtagacatcaccACAGACTGA